The genomic window tttcagaaaaaaaggtcggtaggtatacaaattattttttttcccacatcagctttaaaaacttttgaatcGGGGGTCTGAAGGACGGTTGGTCGGGTGAccggaaacacaacattattttttttaggccttACAAAAATGTAGACCTGTATAtaactaatatgaggcaggcattacctgtgaaaggggactAAGtctatatgatttattttttaaattcaaacatatttttatttcaagacggaaataccgtaatgtccgattttggttctgttgttagagATTTTACTTGTggcgttatttaagttatgacattatgttcaatgtaaactaagaaacgcaatgcatcaggtaacgttAATTCAAACGTAAAagacaaagaattattaaaaatgaaatattggtattgtgttccttgagttcctatattttactagacttttcaaagtctcacgacaacgaGACTGGAAGAAGGAAGTTGTTTTCTGCattctgcgcaaatgcgggaatTACAAAAAGGGAcaacaaaaaatttgaacgattttgaattcatttttacaaagaaaatttctggaaattttcccgatttaaaaaaaataaaattttcattgatttttctactgtcatgactgtaataggagacttcgtccccatattaactTATAAATGATTAATTTGACTATCCTATCTTGTGATACagtgtattttaattttagtggTATACAGACAGTGAGAGGTTATAAACCTGACAAAGATGTAGAACAGAAAATACAAACTATAACTAATGATCTCTATGGTAACAGTGACAACTGGTTATCTACTCAACTAGAAGATAGAACTCAAAAATTTAAGGTAAGATATTTACATTTCATGATTTGGCTGGGTCATGTGACCTTAAGTGTCATTAGATATATCACTATCATATTTGTTGTCTTTTtaactcacctggcccgaaggggcaagtgagcttttcccatcacttggcgtccgtcgtcgtcctgtgttaacttttacaaaaatcttctcctctgaaactaatgggccaaattaaaccaaacttggccacaatcatcattggggtatctagtttaaaaaatgtgtccggtgacccagccaaccaaccaaaatggccaccatggctaaaaatagaacataggggtaaaatgcagtttttggcttataacttaaaaaccaaagcatttagagcaaatctgacatgggggtaaaattatttatcaggtcaagatctatctaccctaaaattttcagatgaatctgacaacctgttgttgggttgctgcccctgaattggtaattttaaggaaattttgctgtttttggttattatcttgtatattattatagataaagataaactgtaaacagcaataatgttcagcaaagtaagatttacaaataagtcaacatgactgaaatggtcagttgacccatataggagttattgccctttatagtcaatttttaaccatttttcgtaaatcttagtaatcttttacaaaaatcttctcctctgaaactactggaccaaatttatccaaacttggccacaattatctttgaggtatctagtttaaaaacccgttgttgggttgctgcccctgaattggtaattttaaggaaattttgctgtttttggttattatcttgtatattattatagataaagataaactgtaaacagcaataatgttcagcaaagtaagatttacaaataagtcaacatgactgaaatggtcagttgacccatataggagttattgccctttatagtcaatttttaaccatttttcgtaaatcttagtaatcttttacaaaaatcttctcctctgaaactactggaccaaatttatccaaacttggccacaattatctttgaggtatctagtttaaaaacccgttgttgggttgctgcccctgaattggtaattttaaggaaattttgctgtttttggttattgtcttgaatattattatagatagagataaactgtaaacagcaataatgttcagcaaagtaagatttacaaataagtcaaacatgaccaaaatggtcaattgaccccctaaggagttattgtcctttatagtcaattttcaacaatttttataaaatttgtaaatttttactaacaattttcactgaaactactgggccaagttcattatagatagagataattgtaagcagcaaggatgttcagtaaagtaagatgtacaaacacatcaccatcaccaaaatacaattttgactttgtcatgaatccatctgcttcctttgtttaatagtcccatagaccaaggtgagtgacacaggctctttagagcctctagttaatctTGTTTTCCTCTTAATCGTGAGGCTGAAGTAGCCCTGATGTGACAGGAATAATACGAAATAAGATTTCAACTGTAAAAACTTCATACAATTACATTTTGAGAATGCTCTCCAAGATATTCATTCAATTTCAGTGTTTTGCCTTTTTACCTCCCTAGAATTGCTGAAATGCCAGGCAGTATatatcaacacaaaaaaaaatatgtaaatttaataactaaatatcagtcatatatatatatatatatatgtcaatcatgttttaaaattacactGTGATAAGTTCAGAAATTATGAGATTAAAATGGTCTATGTATTTAATGATGTTCTTAATTTTTTTCCAGTTTCTTACTAAATGCCAGACAGAATTTGATCACATGGTAACAAatatggatttgaattcaatgaACACTGTTGAAGATGTAGTGAACTACTTTAAAACTGAGGTCAAGGACTCTTGTGCCTATGAAGATATTTCAAAACTGGATTTACCTAAGAATTTACACATGAACATGGAATATTCAAATGTGTTATTACACTCTGATCTTGAAGATTCAAATGATGGATACCAGCACTACAAAAAGGatgagaaaaatattaaatatcgtCGAAAATATAAGGCACAAATTGACAAAGAGTTAGAAGTATTACAACATTGATAATCTGTTCCAATAAATTTAATTGTGAAAAATAGCAACCGATGAGTCTCTTTATTGGTATTTGGTAATTCAGCATTTATATAAGGGCCTGGATTGGGTAAACAAAATACTAAGACAATAATGGGTCAATACTACACATAAATGAAacaaacaagcattctgtgagtattgcatggcaatacatagtcccctactgctaaaaaattcattgtattggaacaaaattctaacttgatctataatttgtcatctggtcatggtgtaaactatatacatgtaataaatatcaagtcaatatcttcaagcatgacgaaaaaagtgttgaaaaattgattatttaagttatttaagtgaattttctaCATGTTTAAGTCCAATGACTAAaactgcacaaaatcatcagaccagaacaaaattcaAGCTTGAACTAACTGGTCATGATTAAACTATATacaaattatcaaatcaatatttcaaaacatgacagacagacagaccgacagatggacagacagacagaaagacagacagaggtatatttcatttaaataatcCATGAATAGATTTTGGGACaccaggggttaaaaaatccactagcccgacgcccgggactacaGCATTTAGGCCTCCGGCAACCAAAACTTGTAACCCAATATGCCCGACtgactagtaacaaaaaattcttggCGTTTCCAAAATAGAAAGTGGAATATCCCCTCATCACTATTCTATCTTAGCCAATCAGATTCGACTACGTCATCCCGGATTCCCagaatttgaactgattttgtacaagttttaaaatagaacaaatattaTAACTCGGGGTGGATCCCGTACTTTCAATATCGATTTGTCAGTACAGGGGGTTGTACATTGCTTATGCAACCAGAGAAATATAATGTAACCGGATTGTACCTccttttgaataatttattgcaatataaatgtgaatcccttttgacagcagaaacctgacttttgtcagatataaatttgtaacatgtgcacatgttatggacgctattttgtttttgtttacaaactgTGAAGAAGCCCccagaaccatgacctaaacattaACAGTCTTcagaaaacttaaacttgatgcaataatatttcatcaatcATGATTATCTTCACTGATTTAATGAATtcgatttttaaagaaataaaatttataacaaatacaatttCAGTTTAGAGACTGTGCTCAGTTTGTAATCTATTTATAGCCCACAATTAGCTTACCTATGATAAATGTAAATATGGATATTATTGTACTTcgtttataaaacaattacaaaAGACACAAACTATGAATGGTGATATTTACATGTATCCAGATAAATATTTGAGGTCAtctgatttattttaataaatagaatttttaaactgaaaacaaatatgagcATTACATATAACCAgcttataattcttttacacaaacGTGATGATGTATCTGATAAAAATCACTCCAATCTTTTTATATAACCATGTATAGCAGTGGTCAAGACTTGTACCATCTCGGGATTTGTTCAACTCATTATTACAGAATAgtaaataaatattcaattgtCGATTAATTGAATATATCTGATAATGGGATAGTTTTTTGCTGACAAAAGTTTTGGGCATCCAATTTGCAAAAATCTACTGTACAATGGATAAAAATTGTTAAGTTTATAGAATTCATTTAATTGTAGCAAACTCTGAATTTGTAAGGCATACTCGGGTTAGCAGGTCAGTTTTGTTGGGCTACTAGTTCTTCCAtcagggctagtaaaatcctgaTACCAATTAGCCCTGGGCTAGTGAGCTATAACAAAATTTTTTAACCCCTGGACACTTTTTTTCACAGTTGTCATTACTGACATTTCTGATTTATAATCCTACATTTGTTAAAAGATGAACTTATTGTGCAATGTCTTCAAAAAGAGGGGCAAAAAATACCAAAAGGACAATCAAACTCctagattgaaaacaaactgacaaggccatggctaaaaaagaaaaacagacaaataaaagtacacattgACAAGACAACATAGAATACTAATTATATAAGGActtagcaacatgaaccccaacTAAAACTGGGAGTTCTATATCCACTTCTGTAAGATAACGTGTAACTAGATCTAAAAATTCCAattttatgtttgttaaccatagaGATCTATTTTCTGTTGGATGAAATAAGATATTGTCCTACCTTGTTTTATAATGTTTCCATCATCAATGTTATGCAACTTATAATCATAACAGTTAATGTCTGTGTTTTTCGTGGCAGGTGTTTtaagccaaataaaataataattgtgtttcctattacatctttgaaaaaattagagtAGGTAGATAgggaatttattttattttacatttaacattgagtctatgggggagaaattttgactttaacagtgcttattaaaatgacaaaaagaaaacTTTAAGGTAGACTTTTTCAAAGCCTAAAATATAGGGGAGGTAGGGAAAtagaaaacatgtatttttatttggccttgtaCATATTTTAGTGTATTTCAAACTGGCCAGGAACATATAATCtatatttatgaatttaatacatgtaataagtcTTGTCAGACTTTTATCCaaaacatcaaaatataaatcaatatgacttactgttgttatatatttgtatggttttgacttcaaaatatatatccaggggtggatccagccattttaaaaaggggggtgttccaactatatgtccccattcaaatgcattgatcgtccaaaaaaagggggagttccaacccccggaaccctccccctggatccgccaaatACATATCAACATTAGGTACAATGTATCATGTGTTAAGTCGATCTGGTCAGTTTTAAAGATTCTATTTTTGGTAGCAATATAGACAATAATATTATCTCTTCCTAGTGTTGACTATATTTAAATATCCACaactcatttataaaaataagaagatgtggtatgattgccaatgagaaagcTCTTCATCGTAGAAGttttttaacaactttaggtcaccacATGGCCTTCAACAATTTGTTAAACCCATACCATTGTGTAAGCTATAAAAGTCTCtgcaataaaaatacaaaactaagggagctaccatttgatttttatggggggggggggggggggggggggggggggggctaggatgaaatttgaaaaaaataggcaggacaggagtttggagtaaaaaaaaaaagcaggatgagacactttgcaaaaaaaaaaagcaagatgacaatttaggtaaaaaaaagtcaggataaactaataaaaaaaaggcaggaccgaatagagtgaaaaataaaaaggcaggacagagattacaactaaaaaacaagaggctgtcacaacgacagcaaaccggatttattaacatttatttgtgtcctggcaatatcacaagaaccattattgatgaatggtgaaagtgaaaatcgtcaatatcaaatttgacctccattttgtcatcagtatcaacatattaaaatttgaaaagcttagattgaatggttcatgagtaaattgcaacaacctgaatggaaacgccattttacgatctttcaagaaccataactcctgaacggtaaaagtcaaaatcgtcattattgaacttgacctctattttgtcatcagtaacaacatattaaaatttcaaaagctttggttgaatggttcatgagcaaatgcacggacacgacgggaaaaaccatttttcaatctttcaagaaccataactcctgaacggtaaaagtcaaaatcgtcattattgaacttgacctccattttgtcatcagtaacagcatattaaaatttcggaagctttggtagaacagttcatgcataaatgcacggacacgactggaaactccatttttaatctttcaagaaccataactcctgaacggtaaaagtcaaattcgtcattattgaacttgacctccattctttcattagta from Mytilus galloprovincialis chromosome 5, xbMytGall1.hap1.1, whole genome shotgun sequence includes these protein-coding regions:
- the LOC143075222 gene encoding uncharacterized protein LOC143075222; the encoded protein is MAASMRSKICPLKNLTLQSFNQYKIFVRTGFFDRFRGKDSFEEELKREQKEDRITFKERFQGLKKRSGIQTVRGYKPDKDVEQKIQTITNDLYGNSDNWLSTQLEDRTQKFKFLTKCQTEFDHMVTNMDLNSMNTVEDVVNYFKTEVKDSCAYEDISKLDLPKNLHMNMEYSNVLLHSDLEDSNDGYQHYKKDEKNIKYRRKYKAQIDKELEVLQH